The Buteo buteo chromosome 3, bButBut1.hap1.1, whole genome shotgun sequence genome has a window encoding:
- the LRRC14 gene encoding leucine-rich repeat-containing protein 14 isoform X1: MPGSGAAVGGPAESGGLRARAPLAGAMHSLVFLCARRLVSYCPGARRALDLLPAELYPVLFQAAFLDGRTLALRDLVGTWPFPVLSFQRLLGHRGRHSLLEEKPSKLCVQAIILAVVAHLRRVLEEPCRGASERRCRLRVLDMTGLQDGDTDRGPEGMSLWSGTVALAKACIEVSKHQSECLKRGSKRRKGPSGTSAALQPVGVEVRADLFVNGTSYGVLRDALQTGAAGPLRLKCRDFHAEELSVAGTVSLLESLEPAGVRRVDLRFNNLGLGGLCAVLPHLARFTDLLSLKLPYSNVDVRRLTAGTDAGLRCLATQLGRLPCLKELNLGSSRLSGKLRQLLGDLQAPLESLELAFCYLLPGDLAFLSQSLHAPALRKLDLSGHDFSENLLQPLRHLLEETSASLLHLDLMECRLTDARLEALLPALCRCSRLRCLGLFGNPLSTPGLKTLLRKTLVLPDLRLVVYPYPVDCYIWEPPRPPSASDHFFEDVVDEERFAAVSAELCRMLASSGRADAVWTASLCRHGALDYFAL; the protein is encoded by the exons ATGCCCGGAAGCGGGGCGGCCGTGGGGGGTCCGGCGGAGAGTGGGGGGCTGCGGGCGCGCG CCCCGCTGGCGGGCGCCATGCACTCCCTCGTCTTCCTCTGCGCCCGCCGCTTGGTGAGCTACTGCCCCGGCGCCCGCCGTGCCCTGGACCTCCTCCCCGCCGAACTCTACCCCGTCCTCTTCCAAGCCGCCTTCCTGGACGGGCGGACGCTGGCGCTGCGGGACCTGGTGGGGACGTGGCCCTTCCCCGTCCTCAGTTTCCAGCGGTTGTTGGGTCACCGTGGCCGTCACTCGCTCCTCGAGGAGAAACCCAGCAAATTGTGCGTCCAGGCCATCATCCTGGCCGTCGTGGCGCATCTCCGCCGGGTGCTGGAGGAGCCCTGTCGCGGCGCGAG CGAGAGACGGTGCCGCCTGCGGGTGCTGGACATGACGGGTCTCCAGGACGGTGACACCGACCGCGGCCCGGAGGGGATGAGCCTGTGGTCCGGCACGGTGGCGTTGGCCAAAGCCTGCATCGAGGTCTCCAAACACCAAAGCGAGTGCCTGAAACGCGGCTCCAAGCGGCGTAAAGGTCCCTCCGGCACCTCGGCGGCCCTGCAACCCGTCGGCGTGGAGGTCCGCGCCGATCTCTTCGTCAACGGCACGTCCTACGGCGTCCTGCGGGACGCCCTGCAGACTGGCGCTGCCGGCCCCCTGCGCCTCAAATGCCGGGATTTCCACGCCGAGGAGCTCTCCGTCGCCGGCACCGTGAGTTTGCTGGAGTCCCTTGAACCCGCCGGCGTGCGGCGGGTGGATCTGCGCTTCAATAACCTGGGGTTGGGCGGTCTCTGCGCGGTTTTGCCGCACCTCGCCAGATTCACCGACCTCCTCAGCCTCAAGCTGCCCTACAGCAACGTCGACGTGCGGCGGCTCACGGCGGGGACGGATGCCGGCCTCCGGTGCCTCGCCACGCAGCTGGGGAGGCTGCCCTGCCTCAAGGAGCTCAACTTGGGTTCTTCCAGGCTTtcggggaaactgaggcaactTCTCGG cgaCCTGCAGGCTCCCCTGGAAAGCCTGGAGCTGGCCTTCTGCTACCTCCTTCCCGGCGACCTCGCCTTCCTTTCCCAAAGCCTCCACGCTCCGGCGCTGAGGAAGTTGGACCTGAGCGGCCACGATTTCTCCGAGAACCTTCTCCAACCCCTCCGGCATCTCCTGGAGGAGACCTCGGcctctctcctccacctggACCTCATGGAGTGCCGGCTGACGGACGCTCGGCTGGAGGCTCTGCTCCCGGCGCTCTGCCGTTGCTCCCGCCTCCGTTGTCTGGGACTTTTCGGCAACCCCCTCTCCACGCCGGGACTCAAAACCTTGTTACGGAAAACCCTGGTTCTCCCGGATTTACGCCTGGTCGTCTACCCGTACCCCGTGGACTGCTACATCTGGGAGCCGCCCCGGCCGCCCTCCGCCTCCGACCACTTCTTCGAGGATGTGGTGGACGAGGAACGTTTCGCCGCCGTGAGCGCCGAGCTGTGCCGGATGCTGGCGAGCTCCGGCAGAGCCGATGCCGTCTGGACCGCCAGCCTCTGCCGGCACGGCGCCCTCGACTACTTCGCCTTGTAG
- the LRRC14 gene encoding leucine-rich repeat-containing protein 14 isoform X2: MHSLVFLCARRLVSYCPGARRALDLLPAELYPVLFQAAFLDGRTLALRDLVGTWPFPVLSFQRLLGHRGRHSLLEEKPSKLCVQAIILAVVAHLRRVLEEPCRGASERRCRLRVLDMTGLQDGDTDRGPEGMSLWSGTVALAKACIEVSKHQSECLKRGSKRRKGPSGTSAALQPVGVEVRADLFVNGTSYGVLRDALQTGAAGPLRLKCRDFHAEELSVAGTVSLLESLEPAGVRRVDLRFNNLGLGGLCAVLPHLARFTDLLSLKLPYSNVDVRRLTAGTDAGLRCLATQLGRLPCLKELNLGSSRLSGKLRQLLGDLQAPLESLELAFCYLLPGDLAFLSQSLHAPALRKLDLSGHDFSENLLQPLRHLLEETSASLLHLDLMECRLTDARLEALLPALCRCSRLRCLGLFGNPLSTPGLKTLLRKTLVLPDLRLVVYPYPVDCYIWEPPRPPSASDHFFEDVVDEERFAAVSAELCRMLASSGRADAVWTASLCRHGALDYFAL, from the exons ATGCACTCCCTCGTCTTCCTCTGCGCCCGCCGCTTGGTGAGCTACTGCCCCGGCGCCCGCCGTGCCCTGGACCTCCTCCCCGCCGAACTCTACCCCGTCCTCTTCCAAGCCGCCTTCCTGGACGGGCGGACGCTGGCGCTGCGGGACCTGGTGGGGACGTGGCCCTTCCCCGTCCTCAGTTTCCAGCGGTTGTTGGGTCACCGTGGCCGTCACTCGCTCCTCGAGGAGAAACCCAGCAAATTGTGCGTCCAGGCCATCATCCTGGCCGTCGTGGCGCATCTCCGCCGGGTGCTGGAGGAGCCCTGTCGCGGCGCGAG CGAGAGACGGTGCCGCCTGCGGGTGCTGGACATGACGGGTCTCCAGGACGGTGACACCGACCGCGGCCCGGAGGGGATGAGCCTGTGGTCCGGCACGGTGGCGTTGGCCAAAGCCTGCATCGAGGTCTCCAAACACCAAAGCGAGTGCCTGAAACGCGGCTCCAAGCGGCGTAAAGGTCCCTCCGGCACCTCGGCGGCCCTGCAACCCGTCGGCGTGGAGGTCCGCGCCGATCTCTTCGTCAACGGCACGTCCTACGGCGTCCTGCGGGACGCCCTGCAGACTGGCGCTGCCGGCCCCCTGCGCCTCAAATGCCGGGATTTCCACGCCGAGGAGCTCTCCGTCGCCGGCACCGTGAGTTTGCTGGAGTCCCTTGAACCCGCCGGCGTGCGGCGGGTGGATCTGCGCTTCAATAACCTGGGGTTGGGCGGTCTCTGCGCGGTTTTGCCGCACCTCGCCAGATTCACCGACCTCCTCAGCCTCAAGCTGCCCTACAGCAACGTCGACGTGCGGCGGCTCACGGCGGGGACGGATGCCGGCCTCCGGTGCCTCGCCACGCAGCTGGGGAGGCTGCCCTGCCTCAAGGAGCTCAACTTGGGTTCTTCCAGGCTTtcggggaaactgaggcaactTCTCGG cgaCCTGCAGGCTCCCCTGGAAAGCCTGGAGCTGGCCTTCTGCTACCTCCTTCCCGGCGACCTCGCCTTCCTTTCCCAAAGCCTCCACGCTCCGGCGCTGAGGAAGTTGGACCTGAGCGGCCACGATTTCTCCGAGAACCTTCTCCAACCCCTCCGGCATCTCCTGGAGGAGACCTCGGcctctctcctccacctggACCTCATGGAGTGCCGGCTGACGGACGCTCGGCTGGAGGCTCTGCTCCCGGCGCTCTGCCGTTGCTCCCGCCTCCGTTGTCTGGGACTTTTCGGCAACCCCCTCTCCACGCCGGGACTCAAAACCTTGTTACGGAAAACCCTGGTTCTCCCGGATTTACGCCTGGTCGTCTACCCGTACCCCGTGGACTGCTACATCTGGGAGCCGCCCCGGCCGCCCTCCGCCTCCGACCACTTCTTCGAGGATGTGGTGGACGAGGAACGTTTCGCCGCCGTGAGCGCCGAGCTGTGCCGGATGCTGGCGAGCTCCGGCAGAGCCGATGCCGTCTGGACCGCCAGCCTCTGCCGGCACGGCGCCCTCGACTACTTCGCCTTGTAG
- the C3H8orf82 gene encoding UPF0598 protein C8orf82 homolog, producing the protein MRLGLRLRPGSVPGRRGAAGGAAYRQGQSPTPRTREYFYYLDHQGQLFLDDTKVKNFITCFKDVGFLTFFFKRLEPNRSGRYEAEFPFLSLCGRERNFLRCDDRPVVFTQLLPGSGESRLLSYCGGGERLAVPFQPESLVMLPENGRLYHPAPAKAGGVGLVRSALAFEWSPCFEYGRGPARAPTHFIWEGRRYQLTEELLPLLRAGGASSDGESSCQG; encoded by the exons ATGCGGCTGGGGCTGCGGCTGCGGCCGGGGTCGGTCCCCGGGaggaggggggcggcggggggggccgcgtaCCGGCAGGGGCAGAGCCCGACCCCCCGCACCCGCGAGTACTTCTACTACCTCGACCACCAGGGACAG CTTTTCCTGGATGACACCAAAGTCAAGAACTTCATCACCTGCTTCAAAG ACGTAGGGTTCCTCACCTTCTTCTTCAAGCGGCTGGAGCCAAACCGGAGCGGGCGTTACGAGGCCGAATTCCCTTTCCTCTCGCTCTGCGGCAGGGAGCGGAATTTCCTCCGTTGCGACGATCGTCCCGTCGTCTTCACCCAACTCCTGCCGGGTTCCGGCGAGAGCCGGCTCCTCTCCTActgcggcggcggcgagcgCCTGGCCGTGCCGTTCCAACCAGAGAGTTTGGTGATGTTGCCGGAAAACGGGCGGCTCTATCACCCGGCGCCGGCGAAGGCGGGCGGCGTGGGGTTGGTACGCTCGGCGCTGGCTTTCGAGTGGAGTCCCTGCTTCGAGTACGGGCGGGGGCCGGCGCGAGCCCCCACTCATTTTATCTGGGAAGGCCGGCGCTACCAGCTCACCGAGGAATTGCTGCCGCTGCTCCGCGCCGGCGGAGCGAGCTCGGACGGGGAATCCTCGTGTCAGGGCTGa